The Novosphingobium sp. G106 genome contains a region encoding:
- a CDS encoding TrbI F-type domain-containing protein: MQDLFGHVEDPPASPLPAKRRPGFAGYSWTGIAIGAVLIGTSVWGAWITREVIKLKSRRIVAVSLSAMINDFVMAEARSGNSPEQVERDTRHFMALLQDVLKKRAQDGTTILVGEAVVSGSVPDVTADVRGEVGKLITANGPAAVPTLGAAPRPLAPMPSSEVAPARRGVAALLGPANGQER, translated from the coding sequence ATGCAGGACCTGTTTGGACATGTTGAGGATCCGCCGGCATCGCCTCTGCCGGCAAAGCGGCGACCCGGTTTCGCCGGCTATTCCTGGACCGGGATCGCGATCGGCGCCGTGCTCATCGGCACCTCGGTCTGGGGCGCCTGGATCACGCGCGAGGTGATCAAGCTCAAATCGCGGCGGATCGTTGCGGTCAGCCTCTCGGCGATGATCAACGATTTCGTCATGGCCGAGGCGCGCTCGGGCAACAGTCCCGAGCAGGTCGAGCGCGATACGCGCCATTTCATGGCACTGCTCCAGGATGTGCTCAAGAAGCGGGCGCAGGACGGAACGACGATCCTGGTGGGCGAGGCCGTGGTGTCGGGATCGGTGCCCGACGTCACCGCCGACGTGCGCGGCGAGGTCGGCAAGCTCATCACCGCGAACGGGCCTGCCGCGGTACCGACGCTCGGCGCCGCCCCGCGGCCGCTCGCGCCGATGCCCAGTTCCGAGGTCGCGCCCGCGCGGCGGGGTGTGGCCGCGCTGCTTGGACCGGCAAATGGCCAAGAACGATGA